Below is a genomic region from Gallus gallus isolate bGalGal1 chromosome 10, bGalGal1.mat.broiler.GRCg7b, whole genome shotgun sequence.
GTTTCACAAAACAAATGCCAAACTGGCAGGATAGCTGCATACAGCACCAATGGCTCAGCTGCcattttaagaaaaactgaGCTTAGAAGCTGGCTCACTATGGCAGCGATGGGCTTCCACTAAGAAAGTACAGTAAACACTGTGAGACAGAATCTCAGCCTGGTTTTGTGCTGATCTTGTGTTACCATTCTTGCATTTTCAAGATGTACAGCCACTGTCAGTATTCATGTTTTTAGCATGTGACAGCTTGGTGTTCGCAGCCACCAGCTGACATCCGTGGCTTGAGAACAGTGGTGTAATTCTGAGCACATACACAGGCAAAAAGTTAGAATAAAATAAGGGGGAGTGAATTTCGGTTTAAATTTTGCACCGCATTTGACCGGTGTCTCTTATGTTCTTAGTTattcaactgtttttttctcatttaattatTCATGAAGTGATGATGTAATCCTTTTCAGGCATGTTAAAATTCTGTTCTTGGAATAATCCTGGTCTGTCATTATTTCTGAAGGTGCTTTCATTGCTGTCGTGCTGTTATTTACCCTCATCTAGGCCTTTTGAGTGCATGCAATGATTCCAAGTATAAATCCTTCACAGACCAGCTGTTGGGAGTTCAGTGCTGATGTAATTCTGTGCTATCTGGTAACATCTCCGGGGAGTGGTTACTGTTGGCAGGTTTCTGGGATGAGCTTTCTCTCACAAAGTAGTGCGTGTGCAGCGTGGGTAATGGCTGCTGGAGGTGGGTAGGTGGGAGACGAGGTGATGAATTCTGTGGTCAAAGACAACCCAAACGAGGCCGAGTGGGTTCAGTGTCTGTGTAGACACTCCAGAGGCAAGGTAAGTGTGCGTTGTGCTGATTGCTCAGGGAGACAGACCAGCATCCAATCCAGAAGGATTGGGCACAAAGGAATTATGATGACTGCTGGTGCTCAGTGcaaatgtgattaaaaaaaaaaaaaaaacaacaagataATCTCTGCAAGATGGTAATCTTGGTTGTAGCACTACTTCATGCAAAGCTTGTTTCAGCCTATAGTTTTAAATGGGAGTATAGGGAGGCCAGTGGGCGTTTTAATGGCCTCAGCATTTGGGATTCTGCTGGTATGATGAAAGATGGTATGAAGGTGTGGGTTTTGATTTCTAATCTGCCTTCTTCAGTTCTCTGTTTGTGATGCGTTGTGAATaccttccttctgtgttttattttttgttatttttgtttagctgCTCTGTATCTTAAATGAGGAAGCACCTTTACTTGGTGTAAGGCCCCTGGCGTGCTTCCTGGGTTGCTGAAGTTCAGAGTAGAGTGACAGTAGTGAGCGTGTTGTCAGATAGCTTTTGTGTCATGAAGATACCTAGATATACGTAGAGTCAGTTTGAAAGGGAGGACACAATACAGGCCATCTGTGAAGAGCTAGAGCAAATCAGGGGAGAACACAGGAGTGCTTCAAAGAGAGAAATGAGCTGATATTCTAATTTCTAAAAGATGGAACGTTATCTTTTCCTGTAGGTATTCTTCTAAAGGTATACTGCTAACTGTAGCCcagatttctctttcatttggCAACTAGGACATGCTGCCCATTGCTGTTTGCTGTCCAGAAATGTTCTACATTGTGTGCACATGCCATTATTAGCACACTTTTTCCAGTAGAGGGATTCTATTTGGAACTGCCTATTATACAGACAGAGTGAACAGTTAGCACATCTGAAGATTGAGCCATTCTGTTATTACCTAGTTCCTGtttaaaaggttttttgtttgtttgtttcttcagttttggagagaaaaatatgaaagccTGTTTCCAAATCAGGTTACGTTATAACTAAAGCCTAGTCTGCAGAGGTACCACAGTGTTCTAGCACAgtaaaaacaaccaacaacaacagaatTGAGTATATTGTCAAAGGGTTGAGTTGTGGGAAGACATACTGGTAAAATATGGGGTTCGGGTGCACTGGTTGCATGGGAGAAAGGTTCAGTGACTTTGAGGTTCTAGCAGACTCTAAAAGGGAACACATAAAGCCACCTTCAGGGGGccttgctttgaaaacaaacgCTGCCTCCTTGTCTTAGGTAAGGACTTCTAAAGTTGGGTGTTGAAATTACTTCCGTTCAGCAACTGCTGCTGAACATCTTGCAGCTGGTGAGTGCCACTACAAAACGAAGAGTGTAgttgcagtgctgcctggaagTGCAGGTCATGATGGCTTTTGTTCGGCTGACTTTGAGGAGCGAGTCCATATGAAGCTAAATGGGGAGTGTTCTGTCTGAGGTGATTATCCATTGTAAGCAACAGTTGCTAGAGTAAATCTCTGTCCCAAATCTGGTTTTTGGCCTCAATTGACAATCTGTGCAAGTCACGGGTTATAAGCACATTAATAGGAGATCTCATAGTAAGATGTAAACAAAATACAACCGTTTCCCAAAACACTGAGCAGTTAAAGACTTGATGGGGGCCTTGGATGAAATTCCATATCTCATCTTAGTGCAGTGCTGATAACAAAGAGTATTGAAGCTGATGCTATTAACAATTAGCTCAAGTGCTGAGGCAGACTGTTTTACAAATTCAATCACTGGTGTTCTGAAGAAACCTGGAACCGAGGATCAGAATTTCCTTCACACAGTGCTTTTTAGCAGGATTGCATGGTAGATCTGGCTTAACTAAATAATTGGTTTGGGAACTTCAGGGATTATAGTTTCACTGTTTTAatgtatgcagaaaaaaaggatttcttgttAGCATGCAGTTTTGTGGTGCTTTGATCTTCTGGTATGATAAAGCAGAGACTGCTCTCCAGCCTTCCTTAGTATACTGTTTGCTTATCCTGTCTAGCAGAACTTGTTCACTGCAGTGTAATTTACAAACCCCCAGGTTTCATTTGCGGTAGAGCAAAGCCCTTTGAAAAATAGGATTAGAATAGTGATCACATACGTGTACGGTTAAGGCCCTACATATGCCACTAAACTTGCACCATAACTGATGTTTAGAATTGTGTTCTTAATAGTCTTGTTTTTATTCGAATTGACATAGAGCTACCTTGCTAAATGAGATAGTTTTGTAACTATTACCTTTTAACGAATCTATATAACCTCAGAATTCAGTTTATGCATCTGATAATATTTCAGGCTTTTAATCGTGTATGTATTTTGTCTTCTAGCAAAAGTACTTTGATTCTGGTGATTACAACATGGCTAAAGCAAAGATGAAGAATAAGCAACTGCCTACTGCAGCTCCTGACAAGACAGAAGTCACCGGTGACCATATTCCTACTCCACAGGATCTCCCTCAGCGGAAACCGTCTCTTGTTGCTAGCAAGCTGGCTGGCTGACGAGAACAGCTGAACTGCATGATAATTCTCATTCCTGTTATTTCTCCTTAATAGTTATTTCTCACCCTCAcatcccctttttctttcttacactAAGTCGTGAGACTGACAGCTTTGCAGGTAGCGGTAGCATGTGCTGCTATTGTAAGGGAGTACTGTTTAGAGTAAAAAGTGTAGTATTTGGACTAGTTAAGAACAATGCACTGATTAAAAAAGGACAAGTTTGGTTAGAGCAATGTATTCTACTTGAAAATGTACATATTGCCCATTTCCTAGTGTAGGACTGGTTCCAGCAAGTGACATCGCAAGTTTTACAACTTttaatgtttctgcttttgttatttcACCTTAATTACAgcatatttgtatttaatataaCCTCCAGttgtgttgggtttttcttctgtgtttgggtttgttgtCTAAAATAGAGGTTTAGACCACAAGTTGCTAGATGGTAAAGcatgtataaaaacaaacacagggCTCTGATtgaattttgtttctgctcttgAACTTGAACGGCCTTAAACCTGTTTCAGCTTTAACAATAGAGTTTTTACTTGGGCAATATTTGCCCATTCTGGTGTAACTCTTGTGAATCTAGTGCTTATTGACAACTGCCTGTTGAAGCTGGTATTCTTTTCAGCTCCGTAGCTTAGGACACACTTTTGTTGAAGATGTGAATGAAGTGTGCATGTGCATAGACTGTTGAATTCACTCTTGTGCCATTTTTGTAAATACAATAGTTTTGCACAACCTTTTGCAAATGTctattaattttacattttaaaaagcagataatGTGCCAATCAAAGCACAAGTGATTCTGTACCTTTCCAAGTCTTGGCCTGAAACTAAGAGCCCAGACTCTTGCTACTGAAGGTAAAAATGACAGACCTGAAATTTGTGAAACACTTCTACTTACACTTGACTCAGCCTTACGCTTCTGCAATTGTACACTTTGTTTTGCAACAATGTCCAGCATTCAAATATAAATCTGAAAATTGGACGTGTATTTCAAGGCAGGTGCCCTTTCCGTTCAGCAGCTCTTTAAGCTTTGAAAGGTGAAATGCTCAGTAGGATGACATGGGAGGTACTTAGAGGTTTTCCCTTGTGGCAAATTCCAAATCTAGGCTTGCTGAGATTTGATAGGCAATTGTCTTTGGGCTATTTTAGACTTCTGGAAGTGAAAGGCTATAactttttggttgttttttttttttttcttgaactcCTGAAGCAGTAGCAGTAGTAAActaactcttttctttctgttacgCAGCAGCCCCTTATTGGCtttgggaaataaaaggaaCTGGAACGTATTTGTATAGTGACCTATTGAGAAATTgtcaatttttcatttttagaagaTAGAAACATAGTTTGTTTGTATGATACGGATGGTGAGTACTAGATTGCCAGAGTACGCAGCTCACATCAGATAGCCTGATGCAGAGTATGATTTGTTCAGTGAAATTGGGTATATTAAAGCGTAGTGATCCGTAATGTAATTGGCTCTATTAAAGGCAATCATAGCCAGGTGTTCTTCAGGAGTATAAGAAACCCTTTAAAAATATTGGTGTACTGAATCCTATTTTCTTAAAAGGAACAGTTCTGTTAAACAatctaataaaaacaaagtaccCATGCAGGTATTGTCAGGGAAACCACTCTTGAAGATGCGTGTTTTCGGGTGGATGCACTTTGTGTTGATATATTCAGAAAGGTCTTGCAGGATAAATGACTGCTAGTCAAAAAGAGAACTCCCTATTTTCTGCAATGCTTTCTAGTGGTAAATATAAGAAAATGATAAAGACGAATGGATAATCTTAATTTGGTCCTGCTTTGATTAGAATATGAGTAAAGTGTAGCAGTATGTACATAATGTACACTCTTCAGTTCAGAGGAGTCATTCcagagaatttttgaaattgCTAA
It encodes:
- the ARPP19 gene encoding cAMP-regulated phosphoprotein 19, coding for MSAESPEPASAEEQKEMEDKVISPEKAEEAKLKARYPHLGQKPGGSDFLRKRLQKGQKYFDSGDYNMAKAKMKNKQLPTAAPDKTEVTGDHIPTPQDLPQRKPSLVASKLAG